The stretch of DNA ccatcattgaataattttggaaaatactTCTTctatctctccttaatcgctccctcattcactaatacattttggtttttatcttttatgcatttcacttggtttagatccttgtttttctttctctttctttagctaatttatatatatcactttctccattttttgtattaagtcgtttatatagattctcatatgcttttgactttGCTTCACTAAAAATATTTAGGGTGTTAGTCTATGCATTATTTGTCATATGGTTGTTTAGATCTACCTGTTAATCTATCCAGTAGAGATGTACAGAGGATAATGATCTTTGCACGGGAGAAAACTGTTTTGGTGTTCAGGAGCCCTGCCTTTTAAATTTTCATACACACTATATGTTTTTGGTAACATTTATACCACTAATTTATTTGTACGGTTAGTCACCAGTGGCACAACCGGAGGACTAAGTAGCTCCTCAATGGGAGTATTGATATCCTCCACATGGTGTAGTAACAGGAGAGAATGTATTTCTTGGACAAAACCCATTCCTCTCCTAACTAATTATACTTGGACCAGGTTTTGAATAACTCTTAGAACACTAAGTCTCTTGGGAAATGGGgtcaaaaaaagaaatccccACCATACTGTTCTAAAAGAACATGACATTATGTCTCAAATTCTTGGGAATGTAGTGTAATTGTGAAATTAGTTATCTTTTCATGTACCAGAACAGTTCATGCTATAAGTAACATAAGTCATACATTCAATCCTGATGAAACTTTAAATTAGGAGTTCAGTAGTTGTTGCTACATCTAGAGTTCTGCAAAGCAACAATGACTGTGGCtcctataaatatatttatttgcaaGGTTTAATCCCCAcctggtgggattaaggctttttttttatttgtttcctaggcagtgggattaaggcttgatatattgttgttctCTGCAAGAAGTGATTGTACTTAAAAGATAACATGTTAATATATTTTGCATATCAGACCATTACTGTTACCCTGATGATTGTGCATAAAGAAAATGTTCTCTATgaatatttggataaatatagGTACACGTAAGACTTCCACCCACAGAAGTTGTGCTTTACTGTCAAGATTCATTGTTCCTTTCCTCTTGCACCATATTCAAGCTTGCATTGTTCACCATGTTTCAAGTCTGCATTGTTCACCCTGTTTGAAGTCCTGCTCTGTGTGGTTGGTGTTGCATAATGGGACCTTGTATTTGTAGTTCACAAAGTAACCAATGCATTagaaaatttagggaaaaaccaaaaaatattcaagagtGCTTAGGATGATAAATAATTAGAAAGATCTTATTTGAAACTATTCCTTTTGATGATTAAATATCATGATATGGTGTCGTGCTTCATCATGTCTAAAAATTTACCTGTTGTTACATATATCTTTAGTTCTGCTATACAGTATTTGAGATTTAGCTTCCTGATCTGTActtgtttggttgtttcttttgAGTTTCCTTTTGCGGTTATATAAATATGTGATTTACCTGTGTTACATCTGATGTTTTGTGTATGGTAGGTTATTGCTACAATCTGTGAGGAGCTTCCTCCAGAAAGTGTGATGCTAGTATACATATCGGCCAGAGGTTACCTTATTTACAGTCTAAAAGAAAACTGATCAGTTATTTGTTTTTACTAGGTTACAGAATTAACACCTGTGATCTGTGCAGGGAAGGCTGTTCATAGTAATGTTTCACAGATGGAAAAGTCTGGAATTTTAAGGAAATCTTCGAAGGTCAAAGTTGGTTCTCATCATACTTCCCATACACAAGGTGGCTCTATACTTGAAAACCATGTTGATGACAAAGGGAACTCGGGGCTCTGTTCTGAAGATACTTTGTGGCTAGGTCCTAGCAGAAATGGAGGTAGGAAACCTTATTTAACTATTTTGTTGCCAGGTTTTTGCACTATGGGGTTAATTTATGGAAAGCTCTTTTGTATCATTTTATGATGCATTTCGAAAACCTTGTGAATTTTCAGGTTCAAATTGTCTCTATCCTGGTGATATAGTTCCTTTTACCAGAAGACCTCTTTTCCTAGTTATTGATAGTGAGAACAGCCATGCATTCAAGGCAGGTTTGTCAAAACTTGTGTGTCAAGGTTTTTGTTTTGTGAGCATGATGATGATATACAGCTATGCTGGCATCCCTGTCATATGTTTTCTTTGAAGTAATTGTCCTTATAAGAAGGGAGCAGGCTGGTAACTCAATGACATTTTTAGTTGTAGCTCCAAATATTTATATGCCAATTTAGCAGAACTGGAGAAGGGGACTttaccttttttcttctttccctaGACCCTAGAAAATAATTTCTGGCACTAGCcctcttataaaatttttcttttagattctgctaaagttaaaagaaaaattttacaaGACAGtgactataagaccagttttgttgtatggcataGAATATTAGGTAGTAAAGCATCAACATGTTCAAAGTGTAAATGGAGGTAGGGTTATGATGGATGTACAAcgatataagaaaatataaaattagaaataatgtaTTTGTAATAAAATCAGAGTGGTTTCCATTGAAGATAAGCTGCACAAAACAGGGTTAAGATGATTTGATCATATGAGAAAAGACCAATAGAGGCTCCTATGAGGAGATTAAATGGAATGCAACAAGTCTTTAACAAAAGAGGGGTGAGAAGACTGTGGTTGGAGACTCCTAGATATGATACATatggccttacaaaagataaggtcATACtgccatagataaaaatgacaAGCTAGAATTCATTAGTTAAACCTATGCAGTGAGATTAAGACTTGATATGATATGTTAATAGCTTTATTTTTGGATGAGTAAGAGAtaatcttttctttcttccttttttttttccccctttttgcTAGATGTAAGAATATTTTCCACATTTGACTTCATGAACCTAATCTTTCCCATACTTGTGAGCACAGTGAGTTCCAAGTTATCGTTCTTTAGAAGGGCAACAAATGATAGAGGGAAGTCTTCCAAACCTTATGAGTGCTAAATGTTGTTCAAGAGGGTCTTCCTCTTTCTATTTGGGCTGtaacaaagttttttttttctttttgtttttatacaCTAAAAGGGTGATCAATTAGAGGATGGTGTGCTTAGATTATTTGTGCTACAAATTTGGATTACTGTGACATGAATATCTTGAATCATTTCAAGGGGTACTTTGATTTTGATGCCACCAGAATATGTAATGAATAAcattggagaaaaagaattggTCCATAATTTATCTTCTTCCAAATCATATCATCCAGCAACTACTTAAAACTACTTTCCCTATTCATGATATTAGAGGGCAATGATGTGTTGTATGTAGGGATGTAAATGGGGCCCCAATTAACCTCATTTACATActtgtttttataaattttcagaAGAGCCTTATGCTATATTTGTTTTAATGTTAAATTGGATTAATTGGGAGTTTGGAACCCATTGGGGACCCATTTAAATCCCTAGTTGTATGTGTGAGTGTTAATGGATTGAGTCCATGGGTGATTAGCTAGATCAGAAGCTAACCCCTTCAAATACCTCCTTCCCTATCTACCTATGTTGAAATCTAGGGCTCGTTAGAGAGGACCCTTCGATCTCTTGCACATAGAGTAtgttggaaaaaatattattcttattaccTTCTAATCAACTACAATAGGGTATTGATGACATAACCTTAGACACTCTTATTAGGAAACAAATTCCAAATCTCCTAATCAAAACAGGAAAGGACCTAACAATATTAGGAAATAAGAAACtgactcaaaatatgaaaaaatatctcctaatcaaaataggaaaagaCCAACAATattaggaaataagaaattgacTCAAAATAGGAAAAGATATAATCCTATTCTGTTTTGGACTTTCAACGCTGGTAGATTTGCGTGATTGGAGGTCTGGTTATATTGCCCGTTACATCACCCCCTACTTTGTAAATGTGCTTGTCCTCAAGCACAAATGAAGGAAAATTAGCCTTGAGAACCGCCTCTTGCTCCCAAGAAGCTTCAGCCGGAGACAAATCTACCCAATGAATGAGAAACTCTGTTACCATTCTGAAGTCGCAAATCCAACACTGCTTGAGGGTGAAAGTGAGGTTCTGCCCCACATGGCGGAAGTGCAGGTGTCACTGCAGGTAATCCTCCATGAAAGTGTTTTAAGATAAGAAACATGAAACACAGGGTGTACCTTGCTGTCCTCAAGCAAGGATAGCTCATAAGCAATGCTGACAATGTGGCAAAGCACCTGAAAAGGTCCATTGAAACGTGGGGACAACTTCTTATTGAAATGAGAAGTGATCAATCCCCTATGGTAGACTGTAAATCTCGACAGTGTTGATCTTCTTGTTTCTTCGTGGCAGCCTGAGCTTGTAACAAACTATCCCTTAAAGACTTCGAAACAGAATCCCATTGCCACAAAGCATAGTCCACAGTCTCTAACCGAGCCGTACCTGAATCATAAGAGAGCATTTGGGGAGGAGCTTTCCTGTAAACCACCTCAAAAGGTGTGGTTTCAAAGTGGAATGGAACCTTGTGTTATAGCAATATTCAATCCAAGGCAACCAATACATCCACTCTCTAGGTTGATCCCCACAAAGCATCTCAAATACATCTCAATTATACGATTAACCACTTTAGTTTGACCATCGGATTGAGGATGGTAGGCTGAGCTAAAGTTGAGAGTAGTGCCACCCAGTTTAAACAGTTCCTTCCAATTTACAGTTGAGAACTATGACTTGCTTGGTCTAATAATCCCTTGTTTCATCATGATCTCACATTGCCGCTCAATTTCATCCTTCTGCAAATATGTGTACCGGTATGGTCGCATGACTACTGGCTTCGTTCTAGGTAGCAAGTTAATTTGGTGATCATGGTTCTGAGGTTGTGGTAACCCTTGAGGTTTAACAAAAAGATTGGCAAACTCCACAAGTAACCTTTCAACCTCGTTACCGTCCATCCCAGGTTGGACCGTAGCCCTACAAGCTGCCCCATCCAATTCTGAATCAACCTGTTCTTGCAACCTCTCAACCTGGTCACCTTGTTGAAACACCATTGTCATGTGCATGAAATCCCATTCAATTTTTTCCAGTGTACTTAGCCAATCCACTCCCTAGACCGCATCAAACCCTCCTAATCGGAGAACAAACAAGTCAGCCATGAATTTCCGCTTTCCCACAGTAAACTCAACTCGTCTCCATCACTCAGTGCTTCGCACTCGCTCTCCATTAGCCACCATGACTGAAAACCCCTGTTTGCCGTCTAGAAACTCTGTCAATTGTGCTGCTAATGCGGGACTTGCAAAACTACGAGTGCTACCCAAATCAATCAGAATTAGTACTAGAATCCGTGTTACCTTAGCCTTGACCTGCATATTTGAGAAGTTGTCATGTCTGTAATTGTGGGCTTGGGTAAAAATTCCCCTTCCCCCTCCTGGTCTGTTTCCTCGCCCACAGCCAGATCAGTGCAAAACAGCTGCTTGCAATGGTGGTTTGGTGTGAATAACTCATCGCAATTAAAGCACAGGCCCTAGTCACGACGCTCTGCCATCTCCACCCATGTCAACCTCTGCCTTGGAGGGGTATTTGATCTTGGTGCCATCAACTGGTTACTAGGTTGCGGTTTCCCTTGTGGACGCCCCATAGCTTGTTTAGACTCAAAAATCTTTTGTTCATAAATTCTGGCCAAATGCATAGCCGTTGCTAGTGTCTTAAGGCTGCTGTACTTCTACATCAATTCGTATTGATCCTTGCAATCCACTAACACACATCTCAACCTCTTGTGATTTGGTCATCTTCTCTTACCTTGCCAACATTTgctcaaatctccattgatAGTCTGCCATTGATCCCGTTTGTTTCAGTTTTGATAGCTCCCCAAATCTGCTTCCTTGAACTGGGGTGGGGTGGGGACCAAATCTGTTGTGGCAGTTTGCCTTGAATTTAGCCCAAGTCAATGTTGAAGCGTCCTCTTCAAAATTcagaaaccaaaccaaatctgTGCCTCTCCTTCCAGGTGGAAGGCTGCTAGGCCCACCTTTTCCTTTTCTGCAGTCTGCTGGTGCTGGAAGAAGTGCTCACACCAATTTAACCAAGGTAATGGATCTGTCTCACCATTGTAACAAGGGAAATCCAGCTTAGTGTAGCATGGCACAAATCCTCCTCCTGCGCCAATGCCCCTAGTGAGTTCTTGCTGTCTTGGCCACTGCACAGTGTCCTCCCCTGCACCTGACACTGTTGAACCCACCTAATAGAGTCCATGTCATGCATAAGGATTTGTATTTGTGCTGACATTCGCTCTGGTTTGGCTACCTCAGTTGCATGGTACTCTTCTTGCTTCGGCACATTATAGCCATACTTCTTCATGAGTTCATCAAAAGCCTGATGGAAACTATTGTCGCCTAtggttggctctaataccaatttgttaaCTGATCGAGTCCACAAGCGATTAGCTAGATCAAAAGCTAACCCCTTCAAATACCTCTTTTCCTCTCTAGCTATGTTGAAAGCTAGGGCTCGTTAGAGTATGtgtgaaaaaatatattcttattaCCCTCTAATCAACTACAATAGAGTATTTATAACATAACCTTAGAGAACCCTAATAGGAAATGAATTGCAAATCTCCTAATCAAAATGGGGAAAGACCCAACAATATTAGGAAATAAGAAACTGACTCAAAATAGGAAAACAAATCTCctaatcaaaatagaaaaagaccCAACAATATTAGGAAATAAGAAACTGACtcaaaataggaaaagaaataaTCCTATTCAGTTTTGGACTTACTTCTGTGCTTGTAAATTTGGGTGGTTGGAGGTCTGGTAGTATTGGCCATAACAGTGAgccttgtttcttttttttttaagcttcACTTTCGTTGTGCAGTTGTTTGAGAGAATTTCTAACTTGTTTTTGAaccaattttttatttcctgGGATCATCTTAGTGAAGAAGTGATCTATAGAAGTTAtagatattttcttttccttctgttTTTAGTTCCTTTGCCTAGACTtcttttattattgaaaaagtTGGTATCAGAGGGCAGTTTTGTCCAATTTGTTATTGTAAAAACTTTGTGGACAGAAACTGCATAAAATCCCCAACCCCTGGCCCTCTTTCCCTACTCTTTTCTTATACCTTGTCCTTTGTCCACCGTTCACCAAATTTAAAAGATTGTTCTGTTGGAACCTCTTCTGCAACATAGACTGTGATGGTTCAGTTGGACCTTGTCTTACACAAATAACTgcttatatattcatttaaattcagTTCAAGGATGGCATTCCCCTTACGAGGCAGCCATCATCTCTATCTGTCAAATTGATTGTGTATCAAATGAATTCCAGGCCATGCATGGTGCAGAAAGGGGGGAAACTGCTGCCCTTCTTCTTTCCCCTTTGAGGCCATCATTCAGGAACAGTGAAATTACACAAAATGGAAGTCAGTTTACATTGTTCTTAACTGCTCCTCTGCAAGCATTCTGCCAATTGATTGGTCTCACCTGTTCTGCCAATGATCCTGTGAGTTAATTGGAAAATGTTATGAACTAACTACTGTAATTCAAGCATACACAGTCCATTTATGAGGTTCTCCTTCCAGGATGTTTATAATGATGCTAACAAAGTGCTCTCCACTTCATTCTCGGAATGGGAAGTGATACTCTGTACATCAACTACACTGGACCTGGTTTGGGCTCAAGTTTTGTCAGATCCATTTCTGCGGCGGCTTATTCTTAGGTAAGTGTGGTTTTTAGACAACGGATTTGTTGGTCATTATCCTTGCACTAAAAGTACATTTCAGAATTTTGATCGCTAATCATTGGGTACTGGAACTAAAAAGTATTGCTTCACAAATTGTTTGATTTGTCTTCAGGGAATATACTAAATGGCCGAAAGTTGCtaaaatttcaacaaaaattagaaaaatgaattaaggaAGTTGGATGTGAAGGCagttatcattattattttttagaagaaaTTTCGTATTTGGACTGCTTAAAATAGCAAGCTGAAGATACGAGTGAGAGTTCTCAGATTTTGTCAAGAAATGTGAAAACTATATTGGTCTCATTACATGACATCTTTAGCCTCCTCTACATTTATAGAGATAAACAGGACATCTAGGAAGTATGAAAACTTCTTTTTGGGTGTCACACCCTTGCTCAACACACGTGACATGGATACTTGTTGGACATATACTTGTATGACATGcctaattttttactattactTTCATCTTTGGGCATACCCtctttgccaaaaaaaaaagtaaaggtcTTACTGCATATAAAAATGAGCTTTCCCTGAACATTGCAAAGCAGAAAGTCTCATGCATTGAGGAGTTTCGTTTTTGGATAAGTCttagaacatttttttttagaacAAAGTCTTAGAACATTTTGAACACACACTACTTTGTTTATGGGTTGGACACGTGATGGATCCTCCCTAGAACACGTCAGGGTTCTTAATTGAGTTTTTGTAATATCTTTTGTTTGGAAGCAAAatctaaaatacaattatttttggATAGAGAATAGAATACACAGTTGAGCTTAATTACAATGCTGGCAGAAAGAGTTTTTTTGTAAAGTGAGTGatatttgtatttatctttttttatggatttaatgGTGTTTTTCTATTAGATTCgtggtatttttctttttcaatagttttcaatatgattattatttttaaatgaatggaGTCTTCATATTCAATGAGTGAtactttttcaatatttttaatgaaagcTACTAACAgaaaacattataatttttgttgcatcgctatcattatccatatcttgattttttttttttttcaagtcacTCTGTCCTGTGTTTGTTTTTGTACTGGTTTCTGTACTCATGCCCGTATTTGTGTTCATATTCACATCCATGATTCTTGGGGGGTTATGCTCCGACAATCTCCTGTTTTCATAGgtgcaaaaacataaaaaatgttCACAGGCAGTCTTTGGCGACAGCTCCGCATAACTTGGTAGCACTCACAACAAATCAATATTAAATGCAATCTCAATCATGCTAATGCTTCACCCAGAACAATAGATCTTACTAGTTAcgacaataatattaattctgATGAATACATAGCTTTAAAATCAATGCTCTGATTAGAATGGTAAAGCTGTGTGCGATTTTCTCTTGCCAGATTTATTTTCTGCCGAGCAGTCCTTGCTTACTTCTGCTCTCGGGAGGATAATGATCAATATTTGCCAGTTTGCCTACCCCAGCTTCCTGAATCTGTGGCTCCGAGCTCTGGAGTTGTGCATTCAGCCGTGTTCCGGCTTGCAAGCCATCTGGATGTTGCCGACTGTTTTCACTTCAACAACGCATAGTGTTATAAGCCAGAAACAGATAGACGAGATTGTACATTATGATTGCTGCCTCTTAAGAGCTGGCGGTTTACACCAACAGATGGTATAAAAGACTTGCAAAATGTCAAGGATGATATGGTTTTCCGAAGGCAATACAAGAAACTTCAATGGGTGATGATGGGTTGCTTTTGTGCATTTTAGTGCGTATTTGCAGCCCTGTTTCCTTGTAGGTTTGAATGCAGAATGCATAAGATAATTTCTCCTTGCTGTTGTACCAAAACGGGTTTACATGCTGCAATGGTTGTGTTGGTTTTCGAAAGTGGCCACCTGGTGGGGTGAATTGTTCATAGGGCATACATGCTGATGCAATGCTGGTTAGGTTTGTCACAGAATTAGCGCTAATTCGTTTGTAACTTGTTAAAGAATATAACTTTTGTAGCTGagtttggggttttttttttttctttttctttttacctttACTTTCATCATGTCAGCGGCATTCTTGAAAATATTCTTGTAAGCAGATTGTAGATGCGCTAGACAACTCTTTATCAGTTttcgtttttttctttttttctttttttggggtcTCTCTTCTCTAAACAGGTAATCAGTTAAATGAACTCATGAATCATGTTGttaccttttctttttaatcattGTTATATAGATGTGAATTTACAGTCACTGTGTTTTGTTTCGTACaggataattttaattatgttttgacCTTTCTGTCTAAACTTTGcctatttaataataaataagaacCCCATGAAAGTTAATTGTGGGTGCCTAATGGGTAAAGTTCTTCCATATATTTGAtatttcatttccatttcacaTTATTCTCACATGCACAGCTCCAGGTCCGCCCAATTTAGTGCCCGTTAATTatgaaacttttttattttgtcaaaattatttctgtaaaaaaaatattttcataataattgtTTTCAAGGAATAACAATTTTAGCAATTTGCAGGATAGTTTAGGAAatgtttttataataatattgttatgCATTTTGATAGTGATTAAAAAgtgttttttaataataacgttacaaaaattatattgataaaaatgttttataagtgtaatatttgtaattttaaatgttaattagAGGTAATATTtggtttaaaaattattttatattctctTTCGACTTTTATTTCATAACATAAATCGAAaagttttacttttatttcacagcaaaaaataatttatgatgtCAGTAATGctactttttttataaaaaaaaaaattaagctaaACACCACAATAATAAACTTGTGGAAGCGCTTTTGTGACGAGAAAAAgagcatttattttttattttttattttttattttttatttctacctGCACACGTCCTTGTTTTGttacttattaaaaaataaatttatgatccAAAAACTCAAAAGGTCACAaagcataaataaatttagtggtTTTGGCGTTTCAGGAATTAGGATTCTTCCGCATTTGTGGTCAACAATTAAAAGGATCGGATCCGATAAATAACTAATTATAGATCCGATTCCTACTCGGGCCCTCCTCAGTATACTGGCAACACCTACCCACTTCCATTCCGCCAATCACAATCGAGTATTTAAACCTTTCGATCCGATCAAGACATCAACTTCGCATCCTCACCGTCGACTTCAGTTTAGAAAATACAACCAGCCAACTTCCACACCGTTCGATCTCCTTTCCAGGAAGCACAAGGATAACGAGCATCCACCGTCCGATTAATTTTCCCTATCCAGGCCCGACCCTATATATAGCCCCCTACCTCTAGCCTTCCCAAAATTTTCGAATTTGTTTTCGcacccagagagagagagagagagagagagaaggtatCTGTCGGTCGTGAAGTTTGAGAGGTAAGCCTTCTTGTCTAGCGATTTCAAATTATGAATGTCTGATCAGGTTTTCGATTTGAATTTTTCGGCTTCTTCGCTGTGATTCTGGGTTTTGTTCTTGGACGCGAGTCTTGTTTCTGGCTTTTAAGCGTTCTTGATTTGAGAGGTTCTTCTCTTGTTCATGTTTGATGTTGCCCTTTAATTTGTTCTGTCTATCGATATTTCGGTCTCGAATCTTCATCGTTTTTTTATGCTTTGATTTCATCGTTTTCCGGCTTTCATCTCTCATTTATTTGAGAAGTTTGGTTGCGGTTGGGGCAATTAGTTGATGTTGATTTGCTTACTGGTGGTATAAAGTTGTTTGAAGATTTTAGGTTGTCTCTTCATTATCCTTTGGCTGTTTCGAAGTACTTGTTTGTTGAGTGAATTGGAAGGATCTGGTACTATGAGTTCCAAGGAGGCCTATATAATTGAGATTTGCTGTTAATTGGTTGAGGTTTTTGTTGAATCAGATGGCTCGTACCAAGCAGACTGCTCGTAAGTCCACTGGAGGAAAGGCTCCCAGGAAGCAACTTGCCACTAAGGTATCTGGCGTTTGTATCTGGTTTATATACCCTGTAATTGAGCATCTACATATCTACATCCAAGTAGTTTTGGCTTTGTGTACCCAAGTATTTTCGTTCCTGCAGGCAGCTCGTAAGTCGGCCCCAACCACTGGTGGTGTTAAGAAGCCTCACAGATACCGCCCTGGAACTGTCGCCCTTCGGTGAGTTTCAATATTCTTGCAAAAATGTGACAAATTTTGAAGCCACGTAACATAAAATCGTGATTAACGGGATGAATTATGCAGTGAAATTCGCAAGTACCAGAAGAGTACCGAGCTCCTGATCAGGAAGCTCCCTTTCCAGAGGCTTGTCCGTGAAATTGCTCAGGACTTCAAGGTAAAACTAGGAGTCATTTTGTGGTAGTTTTTTGAGGCTTGCTCGTTTGCTGTTTTAGGGCATCGTGGTTTAGTCAGTTTGTTTTGATTGGTAATTTGACATGTATATTGTTTGGTGCTTGGTTGCAGACTGACCTGCGTTTCCAGAGTCATGCCGTGCTGGCTCTGCAGGAGGCAGCCGAGGCCTACCTTGTGGGTCTTTTTGAAGACACCAACTTGTGTGCCATCCATGCCAAGCGGGTGACGATTATGCCCAAGGATATCCAGTTGGCGAGGAGGATCAGGGGAGAGCGTGCTTAAAGGAGAGGATGGTGGTTGGAACTGGTGGTGCTTCGTTGGTGGTGTTTTTGTTGGActttctttctattaagtgatATATGGATATAGGTAGTGTTAGTTTTAGTAAATGTGGTTGTAGGTTTAGCAGTTCCATAAGGAAATCTAGGGTGGTGCAAGTGCTTTTGGGGGTGTGAAGTGAAAGGGGGGGTAATGGATCTGTGTCAAGCAGTGGCATATTTGTTGTCTAAACAACTCGGTTCCTATTGTCGTACTAGTGTTGTCGTTGGAACAATGATTTCTCATATTTGCATC from Diospyros lotus cultivar Yz01 chromosome 6, ASM1463336v1, whole genome shotgun sequence encodes:
- the LOC127803507 gene encoding histone H3.3; the encoded protein is MARTKQTARKSTGGKAPRKQLATKAARKSAPTTGGVKKPHRYRPGTVALREIRKYQKSTELLIRKLPFQRLVREIAQDFKTDLRFQSHAVLALQEAAEAYLVGLFEDTNLCAIHAKRVTIMPKDIQLARRIRGERA